Proteins encoded in a region of the Zea mays cultivar B73 chromosome 4, Zm-B73-REFERENCE-NAM-5.0, whole genome shotgun sequence genome:
- the LOC100192884 gene encoding IRK-interacting protein-like: protein MAADATASPSSSYLPPPLPTSRLDIQAAVAEAAELRALHAALLQGGGASNSGTYASASRSPAVIRLPPALARPAPLPTAAEDYPVFAPMYDEEPLGGTNCIRQDNRSLSENWSGVGLDHDGLEDDEVAFSDFDNHNTFSSSNSELHLSSSNEHLRNRRACRNHPSFLQPTALAADGLIRSTSRMTDLTEFKVVTTCNTCKPATINRGDDAKSLKNLDCTVPLSNYHPTVAAFPRTRHKGPQHILSWLLPKSKRKPRPDVSPTTVECENMSQLLKDWGVFSLDSLKKEVVEANEHRDAALQEVSEMKLSLGELTTKIASLEAYCSELKKALKQATSAKSMQSHHSKRSSTRSVSGSPLPVSHEVMVEGFVQVVSEARLSVKQFCKALIQQVEEDADNGLSEKLNLLLQPYQITLGDRRPKLVLYHLEALMNQAMYQDFENCAFQKNGPRRCLDPRQERQESFASFVALRNLSWSEVLRKGTRHHCKELSRFCDQKMGCVASALMNWSRPCWAEPLLQCFFVACKCVWLLHLLAFSFSPPLAILRVEEGRAFEQTYMEDVLLDMQRSQDHEPPPSARVKLMVVPGFYVQDRLLKCRVLCSYISG from the exons ATGGCCGCGGACGCCACCgcttccccctcctcctcctaccTCCCGCCACCGCTCCCGACCTCGCGCCTGGACATCCAGGCCGCCGTCGCCGAGgccgccgagctgcgcgcgctCCACGCCGCGCTCCTCCAGGGCGGCGGCGCCTCCAATTCCGGGACCTACGCCAGCGCTAGCCGGAGCCCCGCCGTCATCCGCCTGCCGCCGGCGCTCGCCAGGCCGGCCCCCCTGCCCACGGCCGCCGAGGACTACCCCGTGTTTGCCCCG ATGTATGATGAGGAGCCCTTGGGCGGAACGAACTGCATTCGTCAAGATAACAGGAGCCTGTCCGAGAACTGGAGCGGCGTCGGTTTGGACCATGATGGCCTAGAGGACGACGAGGTGGCCTTCTCGGATTTCGACAACCACAACACCTTCTCTTCGTCGAACAGCGAGCTCCATCTCTCTTCGTCGAACGAGCACCTGCGGAACAGAAGGGCGTGCAGAAACCATCCGTCCTTCCTTCAACCCACCGCCCTTGCTGCTGACGGTTTGATCAGGTCAACCAGCAGGATGACTGACTTGACTGAATTCAAGGTCGTTACGACGTGCAATACCTGCAAGCCTGCGACGATCAATCGTGGGGACGACGCCAAGTCCTTGAAGAACCTTGATTGCACCGTGCCGCTGTCAAACTACCACCCCACTGTCGCCGCCTTTCCCCGGACAAGGCACAAAGGACCACAACATATCCTCTCCTGGTTGCTACCAAAGTCAAAGAGGAAGCCGAGGCCAGATGTGTCGCCGACCACCGTGGAATGTGAGAACATGTCGCAGCTTCTCAAGGACTGGGGCGTGTTCTCGCTGGACTCCCTGAAGAAAGAGGTTGTCGAGGCCAACGAGCACAGGGACGCCGCCCTGCAAGAAGTATCAGAGATGAAACTATCACTCGGAGAACTGACCACCAAGATAGCGAGCCTGGAAGCGTACTGTTCGGAGCTGAAGAAGGCTCTAAAGCAAGCGACAAGCGCGAAGAGCATGCAGTCTCATCACTCGAAGAGATCGTCGACCAGGTCGGTTAGCGGGAGTCCCTTGCCCGTCAGTCACGAGGTTATGGTGGAAGGGTTTGTGCAGGTCGTGTCCGAGGCCCGCCTCTCCGTAAAACAGTTCTGCAAGGCGTTGATACAGCAGGTCGAAGAAGACGCCGACAACGGGCTATCAGAGAAGTTAAATCTACTCCTGCAGCCGTACCAGATCACGCTCGGCGACAGGCGCCCGAAGCTGGTGCTGTACCACCTGGAGGCTCTGATGAACCAGGCGATGTACCAGGACTTCGAGAACTGCGCGTTCCAGAAGAACGGGCCGCGCAGGTGCCTCGACCCTAGGCAGGAGCGGCAGGAGAGCTTCGCGTCGTTCGTGGCGCTGCGCAACCTGAGCTGGAGCGAGGTCCTGAGGAAGGGCACCAGGCACCACTGCAAGGAGCTCAGCCGCTTCTGCGACCAGAAGATGGGCTGCGTGGCGTCGGCCCTGATGAACTGGTCGCGGCCGTGTTGGGCCGAGCCGCTGCTGCAGTGCTTCTTCGTGGCGTGCAAGTGCGTctggctgctccacctgctggccTTCTCCTTCAGCCCGCCGCTGGCGatcctgcgcgtcgaggagggcaGGGCGTTCGAGCAGACGTACATGGAGGACGTGCTGCTCGACATGCAGCGGTCGCAGGACCATGAGCCGCCGCCATCGGCGCGGGTGAAACTCATGGTGGTGCCTGGGTTCTACGTCCAGGACAGGCTGCTCAAGTGCAGGGTGCTCTGCAGTTACATCAGCGGCTAG